A window of Hallerella porci contains these coding sequences:
- a CDS encoding DUF763 domain-containing protein, protein MPKRTGVADLPLHTGTVPRWLADRMRDLGKLIAESIVENYGKKEFLVRLSDPLWFQSFGAVLGMDWHSSGITTSVMYALKRGLNPIAKELGICVCGGRGKYSRETPAELLRVADATGLDGNYLERASRLCAKVDNTAVQDGFQLYQHNFIVTDEGDWAVVQQGMNASARAARRYHWCSSHLRSFVEEPHTAVIGENRGEILNLTATDADKTRHSILEISKENPSRMMREIAQIVKPNSSILVPAQTDLFLPTPEPILVNSSRNCSMPSHHDVREADVDLKRLGAVLATAYESAPENFENLLLTPGLGPRTLQSLTLVSEVIHGTPSRFRDPARFSFAHGGKDGHPFPVPTKIYDESIRVLDDSIQRAKIGDRDKMECLNRLHQTQLNVEKNCAPLADFEATIAHEKEHSKEWGGLSTQMRM, encoded by the coding sequence ATGCCTAAGCGTACGGGCGTTGCCGATTTGCCTTTGCACACGGGAACGGTTCCGCGGTGGCTCGCTGATCGCATGCGCGATCTCGGAAAACTCATCGCCGAAAGCATCGTCGAAAATTACGGAAAAAAAGAATTTCTCGTCCGCTTAAGCGATCCGCTTTGGTTTCAATCTTTTGGCGCGGTTCTCGGAATGGATTGGCATTCTTCGGGCATTACGACAAGCGTCATGTATGCGCTCAAGCGCGGGCTCAATCCGATTGCAAAAGAACTCGGCATTTGCGTTTGCGGTGGCCGCGGAAAATATTCTCGCGAAACTCCCGCAGAACTTTTACGCGTTGCCGATGCGACTGGACTTGACGGCAATTATTTAGAGCGGGCGAGTCGTCTCTGCGCAAAAGTCGATAATACCGCAGTTCAAGACGGCTTTCAACTTTATCAGCACAATTTTATTGTAACGGATGAAGGCGATTGGGCGGTAGTGCAGCAGGGAATGAATGCGTCCGCGCGGGCAGCGAGACGTTATCATTGGTGTTCGTCGCATTTGCGTTCCTTTGTCGAAGAGCCGCACACGGCTGTCATCGGCGAAAACCGCGGCGAAATTTTGAATTTAACCGCAACAGATGCAGATAAAACTCGTCATTCTATTTTGGAAATTTCCAAAGAAAATCCGAGTAGGATGATGCGCGAAATCGCACAAATTGTGAAGCCGAATTCTTCGATTCTTGTGCCCGCGCAAACCGATTTATTTCTCCCGACTCCCGAACCGATTTTGGTCAATTCTAGTCGAAATTGTTCAATGCCATCGCATCACGATGTCCGCGAAGCCGATGTTGATTTAAAACGTCTCGGTGCTGTGCTTGCAACCGCTTACGAATCTGCGCCCGAAAATTTTGAAAATTTACTTCTCACACCTGGACTTGGCCCGCGGACTTTGCAATCGCTCACACTCGTCAGCGAAGTCATTCACGGAACGCCTTCGCGTTTTCGGGATCCCGCTCGATTTTCCTTTGCCCACGGCGGAAAAGATGGGCATCCGTTTCCTGTTCCTACAAAAATTTACGATGAATCCATTCGCGTTTTAGACGATTCCATTCAGCGGGCAAAAATCGGTGACCGCGATAAAATGGAATGCTTAAATCGTTTACATCAAACGCAACTCAATGTGGAAAAAAATTGTGCGCCTCTCGCCGACTTTGAAGCGACGATTGCGCACGAAAAAGAACATTCCAAAGAGTGGGGCGGTTTAAGCACGCAGATGCGCATGTAA
- the ligA gene encoding NAD-dependent DNA ligase LigA: MSTNSDFSRYQELQKQLKAASDSYYKDGVSPMSDQDFDFGIKELEALETAHPEWKNSDSLTAIVGSDLTNDFKKVEHRIPMLSISNAYSQEEVADFIRQAQSIVPAAKEWICERKIDGISMSLTYHHGILVRAATRGNGTVGDDVTANVKTIADIPHKLRGAPEGDLEVRGEVYMEFKTFEFLNDELEARGLKGFQNPRNTAAGTLKLKDPKECAKRKLRFLAYHIPEDIGNKKHSDNLKSLEYFGFQTNDHWLAYSVEDIMRIASQILAGRDSLAYPIDGMVIKQNDLTLQQELGTTAKSPRWALAYKFKAERAYTPVRSVDFQVGRTGRITPVANFDPIRLAGTTVKRATLHNFDEIERLDLRVGDTVGVEKGGDIIPKIIEVDLTKRPEGTHPITPPECCPVCGMPLTKKEGEVDLRCENLHCPAMTQCLFEHFVSREAMNIENLGPALIADLLETKKISRLSDLYKLTQDDLISLDRIAEKSAKNVIDAIEKSKNLSLENFLFAIGIRFVGRTKARIFAKHFRTLEALENATLEELIEIPDIGERIAQSVYDFFRSPDYKAEVDALVAAGIATEFKGEIKDHFAGVTAVLTGTLPTLDRNTARKLIEDNGGKVSGSVSKKTTWVLAGEEAGSKLTKAEELGIPVHDEDWLLNELGMKNGEEKN; the protein is encoded by the coding sequence ATGAGCACAAATTCTGATTTTTCGCGATATCAAGAACTGCAAAAACAGTTAAAAGCAGCAAGCGATTCTTATTATAAAGACGGCGTTTCGCCGATGAGCGACCAAGATTTTGATTTTGGAATTAAAGAATTGGAAGCCTTGGAAACAGCGCATCCCGAATGGAAAAATTCCGATTCGTTGACCGCAATCGTCGGAAGCGATCTCACGAATGATTTTAAAAAAGTCGAACATCGCATTCCGATGCTTTCGATTTCGAATGCGTATAGTCAAGAAGAAGTGGCTGATTTTATTCGCCAAGCGCAGTCGATTGTGCCCGCTGCCAAAGAATGGATTTGCGAAAGAAAAATTGACGGCATCAGCATGTCGCTCACTTATCATCACGGCATTCTCGTTCGCGCAGCGACTCGCGGAAACGGCACTGTCGGCGATGACGTCACTGCAAACGTTAAAACGATTGCCGATATTCCGCACAAATTGCGCGGAGCACCCGAAGGCGATTTAGAAGTTCGCGGCGAAGTTTACATGGAATTTAAAACCTTCGAATTTTTGAATGATGAACTCGAAGCCCGCGGATTAAAAGGTTTTCAAAATCCGCGGAATACTGCAGCGGGAACACTCAAACTCAAAGATCCGAAAGAATGTGCGAAACGAAAATTGCGATTTTTAGCGTATCATATTCCCGAAGACATCGGCAACAAAAAACATTCCGATAATTTGAAATCGTTGGAATATTTTGGCTTTCAAACGAACGATCATTGGCTCGCTTATAGCGTCGAAGATATTATGCGAATTGCATCTCAAATTCTCGCTGGCCGCGATTCTCTCGCGTATCCAATCGACGGCATGGTCATCAAGCAAAATGATTTAACGTTACAACAAGAATTAGGAACGACTGCGAAAAGTCCGCGTTGGGCGCTTGCGTATAAATTCAAAGCGGAACGCGCTTACACGCCTGTGCGTTCAGTCGATTTTCAAGTCGGGCGCACGGGGCGCATTACACCGGTAGCCAATTTTGATCCGATTCGTTTAGCGGGCACAACGGTAAAGCGTGCGACTTTGCATAATTTCGATGAAATTGAACGGTTGGATTTGCGCGTCGGCGATACCGTCGGCGTAGAAAAAGGCGGCGACATTATTCCGAAAATTATCGAAGTCGATTTGACGAAACGCCCCGAAGGAACGCATCCGATTACTCCTCCCGAATGCTGTCCGGTCTGCGGAATGCCGTTAACGAAAAAAGAAGGCGAAGTCGATTTGCGCTGCGAAAATTTGCACTGCCCCGCGATGACGCAATGTCTTTTTGAACATTTCGTTTCCCGCGAAGCGATGAACATCGAAAATTTAGGACCTGCGTTAATCGCCGATTTATTAGAAACGAAAAAAATTTCTCGCCTTTCTGATTTGTATAAATTAACTCAAGACGATTTAATTTCTCTCGATCGCATAGCAGAAAAGAGCGCAAAAAATGTCATCGATGCAATTGAAAAAAGCAAAAACTTAAGTCTGGAAAATTTCTTATTTGCCATCGGAATCCGATTCGTCGGACGCACAAAAGCCCGCATTTTTGCAAAGCATTTCCGCACTCTTGAAGCGTTAGAAAATGCAACTCTCGAAGAACTCATCGAAATCCCCGATATCGGTGAACGCATCGCACAAAGCGTCTATGACTTTTTCCGCAGTCCCGATTACAAAGCCGAAGTCGACGCCCTTGTCGCCGCAGGAATTGCAACCGAATTCAAAGGCGAAATTAAAGATCACTTCGCCGGTGTCACTGCTGTTCTCACCGGAACTCTTCCGACTCTTGATCGGAATACCGCGCGAAAACTCATCGAAGATAACGGCGGAAAAGTTTCCGGCTCCGTGAGTAAAAAAACGACTTGGGTTTTAGCGGGCGAAGAAGCGGGCAGTAAACTTACCAAAGCAGAAGAATTAGGAATTCCTGTTCACGATGAAGATTGGCTTTTGAATGAATTGGGAATGAAAAATGGCGAAGAAAAAAACTAA
- a CDS encoding M3 family oligoendopeptidase: MIRNFIPADFKSDDPKQVTEYYEKLVREIIPENAKALRDWILKWNELTTVLSEESAHRYVAMTSHTQDESIAKAYMDFVENIDPICEDYNNKLERKMIAHPNVTDLESEFGVYFRDVRTSLELFNKENIPLFTQESTEIQSYQKITSTMSVEYHGETKTLQQMAKLLSEPDRNVREDAWRKIASRRLQDKERLDEAFDKLFKLRIQISKNSGFYNYLDYIFKAKSRFDYSPENCQTFHESIEKIVLPYLADLYREKAKTMKLERLRPWDTNVDALSRPPLKPFQNGEELIEKVGTIFDKLSPQTGAWFRTMQKEHLIDPDSRMGKAPGGYQIGFEESGRPFIFMNAAGTDGDIYTLLHESGHSFQQFSVADIPLTAYHDIPSEFAEVSSMSMELIGSTDLSPFYPNEEDAKRSRASELEEIIWLFPWVASVDSFQHLLYTHPNHTAADRKEMWLSVMDRYDAGIDYSGFEDERAYLWQKQLHIFEVPFYYIEYGIAQLGALQVWENFKKNPAKGLSDLFAAEALGSSRPLPELFARAGIRFDFSPATIEPLMRDLSDELTRLKR; encoded by the coding sequence ATGATTAGAAATTTTATTCCCGCAGATTTTAAATCGGATGACCCGAAACAGGTTACCGAATATTATGAAAAATTAGTTCGCGAAATCATTCCCGAAAATGCAAAAGCGCTTCGCGATTGGATTCTCAAATGGAATGAATTGACGACAGTTCTTTCCGAAGAAAGCGCGCATCGTTATGTGGCGATGACTTCGCATACTCAAGATGAATCGATTGCAAAAGCTTACATGGATTTTGTTGAAAATATCGATCCGATTTGCGAAGATTACAACAATAAACTCGAACGCAAAATGATTGCGCATCCGAATGTCACCGATTTAGAAAGTGAATTCGGCGTTTACTTCCGCGATGTCCGCACAAGCCTTGAACTTTTTAACAAAGAAAATATTCCGCTCTTTACGCAAGAATCGACAGAGATTCAAAGCTATCAGAAAATCACGAGCACGATGAGCGTCGAATATCACGGCGAAACGAAAACGCTGCAACAAATGGCGAAACTTCTCTCCGAGCCCGATCGGAACGTCCGCGAAGACGCTTGGCGAAAAATCGCTTCTCGCCGTTTGCAAGACAAAGAACGTTTGGACGAAGCATTTGATAAACTCTTCAAATTGCGTATTCAGATTTCGAAAAATTCTGGATTCTATAATTATCTCGATTACATTTTCAAAGCAAAATCTCGCTTTGATTATTCGCCAGAAAATTGCCAAACATTCCACGAAAGCATTGAAAAAATCGTCCTTCCCTACTTAGCGGATTTATACCGCGAAAAAGCAAAAACGATGAAGCTCGAACGCTTGCGTCCGTGGGATACCAATGTTGATGCGCTTTCGCGTCCGCCATTAAAACCTTTCCAAAATGGCGAAGAACTCATCGAAAAAGTCGGCACGATTTTTGATAAACTTTCGCCGCAAACGGGAGCGTGGTTCCGGACGATGCAAAAAGAACATCTCATCGATCCCGATAGCCGCATGGGCAAAGCTCCCGGAGGTTATCAAATCGGATTTGAAGAAAGCGGACGTCCGTTTATCTTCATGAATGCCGCCGGAACCGATGGCGATATTTACACTCTTCTCCACGAAAGTGGACATTCTTTCCAACAATTTAGCGTTGCCGATATTCCGCTTACCGCTTACCACGACATTCCCTCGGAATTCGCCGAAGTTTCGAGCATGAGCATGGAACTTATCGGCTCTACAGATCTTTCGCCGTTCTACCCGAACGAAGAAGATGCAAAGCGCAGCCGCGCAAGCGAACTCGAAGAAATTATTTGGCTTTTCCCGTGGGTCGCCTCCGTCGATTCCTTCCAACATTTGCTTTACACGCATCCGAATCATACCGCAGCCGACCGCAAAGAAATGTGGCTTTCGGTGATGGATCGTTATGATGCGGGAATTGATTACAGCGGATTCGAAGACGAACGCGCTTATCTATGGCAAAAGCAACTGCACATTTTTGAAGTGCCATTCTACTACATCGAATATGGCATCGCTCAATTAGGCGCCCTCCAAGTGTGGGAAAATTTCAAAAAGAATCCTGCGAAAGGTTTAAGCGATCTCTTTGCCGCCGAAGCTCTCGGTTCTAGCCGTCCTTTGCCAGAACTTTTTGCGCGCGCAGGCATCCGTTTTGACTTTTCTCCTGCGACGATTGAACCGCTTATGCGGGATTTAAGCGATGAACTCACCCGCTTGAAACGCTAA
- the trpF gene encoding phosphoribosylanthranilate isomerase yields the protein MSRDILAEIIEKRRVDLARLGTCFGFERPERTRPLHPFIAAPGTILEVKRSSPSKGNIAMGLDPSETARTYAEAGTSAISVLTESNYFHGSLADLVKVANAAPNCAILRKDFLLIPEEIDVAYDFGADAVLLIARILSDETLLQMAKRTCKLGMTPFVEVRTDDDLRKLALVQKNVECVAGVNARDLRNFHIDPLIPAAFREKLGPRAVFESGVQVPADAAFARRLGFTGVLIGEAAAKNQKCAKDLVHAFVSASPDGYGKFWKRIAEKREQVCEKFPGKPLVKICGITNSEDAILAAESGADLLGFVFFSKSPRKTTAEEAKKIIAEVKAKFAENAPLCVGVLADRGSEEESAALKLAREGILDAIQFHGCGIPENLRNANSLDFGYYEALRVKSNEDVSALTQNSCHSLPRTLIDAYVPNEIGGTGKRIASELVDYVRKNNALWMAGGISPENVSEIVTRFSPELIDLSSALEEAPGKKSAEKMRKFFAQVRG from the coding sequence ATGAGCCGCGATATTCTTGCAGAAATCATTGAAAAGCGAAGAGTGGACCTTGCTCGCCTTGGAACTTGCTTTGGATTTGAACGTCCAGAGCGCACTCGCCCGCTGCATCCTTTTATCGCAGCTCCCGGAACAATTCTCGAAGTGAAGCGTTCTTCGCCGTCAAAAGGAAATATCGCGATGGGATTAGACCCGAGCGAAACGGCGCGCACCTACGCAGAAGCCGGAACCTCTGCAATTTCCGTTTTAACCGAAAGCAATTATTTTCACGGTTCTCTCGCCGATTTGGTGAAAGTTGCCAACGCAGCTCCGAATTGTGCCATTTTGCGCAAAGATTTTTTGCTTATTCCCGAAGAAATTGATGTAGCGTATGATTTTGGCGCAGACGCCGTTCTGCTCATCGCCCGCATTCTTTCGGACGAAACCCTTTTGCAAATGGCAAAGCGCACTTGCAAACTGGGAATGACGCCGTTTGTCGAAGTTCGGACGGATGATGATTTGCGGAAACTCGCCCTCGTTCAGAAAAATGTGGAATGTGTCGCCGGGGTAAATGCTCGCGATCTTCGGAATTTTCATATCGATCCGCTGATTCCGGCTGCGTTCCGCGAAAAACTCGGTCCGCGCGCCGTCTTTGAAAGTGGCGTTCAAGTGCCCGCAGACGCTGCATTCGCCCGCAGACTCGGATTTACAGGCGTTTTAATCGGCGAAGCCGCTGCAAAAAATCAAAAATGCGCCAAGGATTTAGTGCACGCTTTTGTAAGCGCATCCCCCGATGGCTACGGTAAATTTTGGAAACGCATCGCCGAAAAGCGAGAACAAGTCTGCGAAAAATTCCCCGGAAAACCTCTTGTTAAAATTTGTGGCATTACCAATTCGGAAGACGCCATTCTCGCTGCAGAATCGGGCGCCGATCTTTTGGGTTTTGTTTTCTTTAGCAAAAGTCCGCGCAAAACAACTGCCGAAGAAGCGAAAAAAATCATCGCCGAAGTCAAAGCAAAATTTGCAGAAAATGCCCCGCTGTGCGTCGGCGTTCTCGCTGACCGCGGAAGCGAAGAAGAGTCCGCTGCGCTGAAACTTGCCCGCGAAGGCATTCTCGATGCGATCCAATTTCACGGCTGCGGAATCCCCGAGAATTTGCGCAATGCAAATTCTCTCGACTTTGGTTATTATGAAGCGCTTCGCGTCAAATCGAACGAAGATGTTTCGGCGCTCACCCAAAATTCTTGCCACAGTTTACCGCGAACTCTCATCGACGCCTATGTTCCGAATGAAATCGGCGGCACAGGAAAACGGATTGCGAGCGAACTCGTCGACTACGTCCGCAAAAATAATGCGCTTTGGATGGCGGGAGGCATTTCTCCGGAAAATGTTTCCGAAATCGTCACCCGTTTTTCACCCGAACTCATCGACCTTTCTAGCGCACTCGAAGAAGCTCCCGGGAAAAAGAGCGCCGAGAAAATGCGAAAATTCTTCGCCCAAGTCCGCGGATAA
- a CDS encoding DUF2442 domain-containing protein, which produces MYEVNGICFAGEKNDSIKVVAAKFIADKILLVKFSTGEMRLFDAAKLTGNAFNPLKNQEVFQAFEVQHGVLTWDHGEIDIAPEYVYEESTPYKPE; this is translated from the coding sequence ATGTATGAAGTAAACGGAATTTGCTTCGCCGGAGAAAAAAATGATTCGATAAAAGTTGTTGCAGCAAAATTTATTGCTGATAAAATTTTATTGGTTAAATTCTCGACAGGTGAAATGCGACTTTTTGATGCTGCAAAACTCACCGGCAACGCTTTCAATCCATTAAAAAATCAAGAAGTTTTTCAAGCTTTTGAAGTTCAACACGGAGTACTAACTTGGGATCACGGAGAAATTGATATTGCACCCGAGTATGTTTATGAAGAAAGCACACCATACAAACCCGAATAA
- a CDS encoding DUF4160 domain-containing protein has protein sequence MPELSRFAGMIIYMYFHDNKQHNQPHVHVFLWRA, from the coding sequence ATGCCTGAGCTAAGTCGATTCGCAGGAATGATTATCTATATGTATTTTCACGATAATAAACAGCACAATCAACCACATGTTCATGTTTTTTTATGGAGAGCATGA
- a CDS encoding IMP cyclohydrolase: MSYSAKAEENFQTLSKNPYPGRGIVLGTSPDGKAFVQVYWIMGRSVNSRNRIFVAEESGFVKTKAFDESKLTDPHLIIYYPARHLDNAHIITNGDQTDTIFDGIRLGGTFESALATREYEDDAPNFTPRISGITYKNAAPYVYQLSILKSDENSEEAGCIRETFGYEKALPGLGHFVSTYVTNGTPIPSFAGVPQWMPIFETAEKTRDAYWNALDKDNKVSLLVKWINRETFEAKTLIVNKLG, from the coding sequence ATGAGCTATTCAGCTAAGGCAGAAGAAAACTTTCAAACTCTTTCCAAGAATCCGTATCCTGGTCGCGGAATTGTGCTCGGCACCTCTCCCGATGGCAAAGCTTTCGTACAAGTTTACTGGATTATGGGCAGAAGCGTAAACAGTCGCAATCGCATTTTCGTTGCCGAAGAATCGGGCTTTGTGAAAACGAAAGCGTTTGACGAAAGCAAACTCACGGATCCGCATCTCATCATTTATTATCCCGCTCGTCATCTCGATAACGCGCACATTATCACGAACGGCGATCAGACCGACACCATTTTTGATGGCATTCGTTTAGGCGGCACTTTTGAAAGCGCTCTCGCTACCCGCGAATACGAAGACGACGCGCCGAATTTCACGCCGCGCATTTCGGGAATTACCTACAAGAACGCAGCGCCGTATGTCTATCAACTTTCGATTTTAAAATCCGATGAAAATTCCGAAGAAGCGGGCTGCATCCGCGAAACTTTCGGCTACGAAAAAGCGCTTCCGGGTCTCGGCCATTTTGTTTCGACTTACGTTACCAACGGCACACCGATTCCGTCTTTCGCCGGCGTTCCGCAGTGGATGCCGATTTTCGAAACCGCCGAAAAGACCCGCGACGCCTACTGGAACGCTCTCGATAAAGACAACAAAGTTTCGCTTCTCGTCAAATGGATCAACCGCGAAACCTTCGAAGCAAAGACTTTGATTGTAAACAAACTCGGCTAA
- a CDS encoding redoxin domain-containing protein — MRFFFFTFVLFALHISAFAVPWLGIGFREDTYQNQYAIKVESVLPEADAKEVLPGDFIVEINGKKITELAVLKQEVAGKKTGTKVRLKVFRNGKAKNIQVKLSERPDDVSQMTGSAIGSKFKAFPKNYYKNAEKSQAKPKARLLDFWATWCGPCRQTLPILDRLYQKYQSQGLEIIGVANEDLSVLENFYREHPSPYPLYRDAAQELYRTYRISSIPTLILLDENDYIQKIWPGVPYESSLEAAIQKALKQSTGAK, encoded by the coding sequence ATGCGATTTTTCTTTTTTACATTCGTCCTGTTTGCGCTCCACATTTCGGCTTTCGCTGTCCCGTGGCTCGGCATTGGATTTCGCGAAGATACGTATCAAAATCAGTATGCGATCAAAGTGGAAAGCGTTCTCCCCGAAGCGGATGCAAAAGAAGTTTTGCCCGGCGACTTTATCGTCGAAATTAACGGCAAAAAAATTACGGAACTCGCTGTTTTAAAACAAGAGGTCGCGGGGAAGAAAACGGGAACCAAAGTTCGTTTAAAAGTTTTCCGCAACGGCAAAGCGAAAAATATTCAAGTGAAACTTTCGGAGCGCCCCGATGATGTTTCGCAAATGACAGGCTCGGCCATCGGAAGCAAATTCAAAGCCTTCCCCAAAAATTATTACAAGAACGCTGAAAAAAGTCAAGCAAAACCCAAAGCGAGACTGCTCGATTTTTGGGCAACTTGGTGCGGACCATGTCGTCAAACACTTCCGATTCTCGACCGTTTATATCAAAAATATCAAAGTCAAGGTCTTGAAATTATCGGCGTCGCCAACGAAGATTTAAGCGTCCTCGAAAATTTTTACCGCGAACATCCATCGCCCTATCCGCTTTACCGCGATGCGGCACAAGAATTGTATCGCACCTATCGCATTTCGTCGATTCCCACTCTCATCTTACTCGACGAAAACGATTACATTCAAAAAATTTGGCCGGGTGTTCCGTATGAATCTTCGTTAGAAGCGGCGATTCAAAAAGCATTAAAGCAAAGCACCGGCGCAAAGTAA